One window from the genome of Pyrobaculum ferrireducens encodes:
- a CDS encoding DUF711 family protein translates to MKVRSVTLHLMWNDDFSLVDQFLQRAEAASPLTIRVSVSPPPPHEAERVIASLKERGVKYISVIHLYYDADEVYRYVSQYNVFASLSDVGEYIKFLQKIYTKGEVHLSRYVSLMLGGAVFNSPYFPASITTQRGVSVSLLYPSDLESLDDVDRVLKRGEEIGRQIASSLGVEFLGVDGSLSPWGEESVAKALERLFQIRLGEPGSHHAIRRLNKAIESARARKVGFNEVMLPLAEDEELKRLVRAGALGLDKFVSYTSVCIPGLDMAPIRVRDWGALKKMLYDLAAVAEAKGRPVGVRIFPVDVDEYDVEGFGATPSLRL, encoded by the coding sequence ATGAAGGTTAGATCTGTAACTTTGCACTTGATGTGGAACGACGACTTTTCCTTAGTAGACCAGTTTCTGCAGAGGGCGGAAGCGGCGTCGCCTCTGACTATACGCGTCTCGGTGTCGCCGCCTCCTCCGCATGAGGCGGAGAGAGTGATAGCCAGTCTGAAGGAGCGCGGCGTTAAGTACATATCAGTGATTCACCTCTACTACGACGCTGATGAGGTCTACCGCTACGTATCGCAATACAATGTATTCGCCTCCTTAAGTGACGTTGGTGAATACATAAAATTCTTGCAGAAAATATACACCAAAGGCGAGGTACACCTCTCCCGCTACGTCTCCCTAATGCTTGGGGGAGCTGTTTTCAACTCGCCCTACTTCCCCGCATCCATCACCACGCAGAGGGGAGTCTCGGTGTCGTTGTTGTATCCAAGCGACCTAGAAAGCCTAGACGACGTGGACAGAGTCTTAAAGAGGGGGGAAGAGATCGGGAGGCAGATCGCCTCTTCGCTCGGCGTCGAGTTTCTCGGCGTCGACGGTTCTCTATCTCCATGGGGCGAGGAGAGCGTAGCCAAGGCGTTGGAGCGGCTGTTTCAGATAAGACTGGGAGAGCCCGGCTCCCACCATGCAATACGTCGGCTAAACAAAGCTATTGAATCCGCCCGGGCTAGGAAGGTGGGGTTCAACGAGGTGATGCTACCCCTGGCAGAGGACGAGGAGTTGAAGCGGCTGGTTAGGGCAGGCGCGCTGGGGCTGGACAAATTCGTGAGCTACACATCGGTGTGCATCCCAGGCCTCGACATGGCCCCGATAAGGGTGAGGGATTGGGGAGCGTTGAAGAAGATGTTGTACGACCTTGCCGCAGTTGCAGAGGCCAAGGGGAGGCCGGTAGGCGTGCGGATATTCCCCGTCGACGTGGATGAGTACGACGTCGAGGGCTTCGGCGCTACTCCGTCGCTCCGCCTCTAA
- a CDS encoding ribbon-helix-helix domain-containing protein has protein sequence MEAERAVLTTVTLPASLVKKVDKLVSRGFFPNRCEAVRYAVEKLLEKYEGSLD, from the coding sequence ATGGAGGCCGAGAGGGCAGTCTTGACCACCGTCACACTTCCCGCGTCTCTTGTAAAAAAAGTTGATAAGCTTGTCTCTAGGGGGTTTTTTCCAAATAGATGTGAGGCTGTGCGGTATGCTGTAGAGAAGTTGTTGGAAAAGTACGAGGGATCCCTAGATTAG
- a CDS encoding ubiquitin-like small modifier protein 1 translates to MKIRVKFLATLFDLTGVLKTEVEVPDGVTVRKLIDILDERFPRLKSELLQNGDQLRPMYNILVNGRAVEWLRGLDTELKDGDEVVFIPPAAGGYFEQGSHTAYSPHP, encoded by the coding sequence GTGAAAATCCGGGTTAAGTTCCTCGCCACACTCTTCGACTTAACGGGGGTGTTGAAGACTGAGGTGGAGGTCCCCGACGGCGTCACGGTTAGGAAGCTCATCGATATATTAGATGAGAGATTCCCCAGGCTTAAGTCCGAGTTGTTGCAGAATGGCGACCAGCTGAGGCCTATGTACAACATCTTGGTTAACGGCAGGGCTGTGGAGTGGCTCAGGGGGCTTGACACTGAGCTTAAAGACGGCGACGAGGTGGTGTTTATACCCCCCGCCGCGGGGGGCTATTTTGAACAGGGGTCCCACACGGCGTATTCGCCGCATCCGTAG
- a CDS encoding ASCH domain-containing protein — MLSQRYLKALLEGSKKSTIRPGVLRVAERVYIHSGGKIVAVAEVAEVVYKRVSELTERDALLDGFSSREELVAYLKKRYPGLRDDAVVTVVKFGKVSRLEMPEDAHYGGLTPVEIATLALNKLRLSPREQKVLKAVVETGSLRKAAIKLYGTVEKRGVIRKILRKAASLLMNGGLDREIKDY; from the coding sequence ATGCTGTCGCAGAGGTATCTCAAGGCGTTGCTGGAGGGAAGCAAGAAGTCCACGATTAGGCCGGGGGTCTTGAGGGTAGCCGAGAGAGTCTACATACACAGCGGAGGGAAAATCGTCGCCGTGGCTGAGGTGGCTGAGGTGGTGTACAAGCGGGTTTCCGAGCTGACCGAGAGAGACGCCCTGCTAGACGGCTTCAGCTCCCGGGAGGAGCTGGTGGCTTACCTAAAAAAGAGGTACCCCGGCCTGCGGGACGACGCGGTGGTCACAGTTGTAAAATTCGGCAAGGTGAGCAGGTTGGAGATGCCAGAAGACGCCCACTACGGAGGGCTGACGCCGGTGGAGATAGCGACGCTGGCTTTGAATAAGCTTAGGCTAAGCCCACGCGAGCAGAAAGTGCTGAAAGCCGTGGTGGAGACCGGGAGCCTCAGAAAGGCGGCGATTAAGCTCTACGGAACAGTGGAGAAGAGGGGGGTGATTAGGAAGATTTTAAGAAAAGCCGCGTCGCTACTCATGAATGGAGGCCTGGACCGCGAAATTAAAGACTATTAA
- a CDS encoding FumA C-terminus/TtdB family hydratase beta subunit — translation MPTYYLKTPLTAEEVSKLRVGDTVYVTGVVISARDSAHKRMLEYVERGNRLPVDLRGGVIYHAGPVARKRDSTWEILSMGPTTSARMEAFEAEVIEKLGVKLVVGKGGMGKKTAEAMRRHVAAYAIFTGGAGVLAAKAIKRVVDVHWLDLGIAEAMWVLEVENFGPLTVMIDPTGRNYYDELREAARAKIPEILSAIEWPH, via the coding sequence ATGCCTACGTACTACCTAAAGACGCCTCTCACGGCTGAGGAGGTTTCTAAGCTAAGGGTTGGAGATACGGTGTACGTCACAGGGGTGGTGATCAGTGCAAGAGACTCGGCGCATAAGCGGATGCTGGAGTACGTGGAGAGAGGCAACAGACTCCCGGTGGATCTGCGGGGTGGGGTTATCTACCACGCGGGGCCCGTGGCTAGAAAGAGAGACAGCACGTGGGAAATCCTGAGCATGGGGCCAACCACCTCTGCACGTATGGAGGCGTTCGAAGCCGAGGTGATAGAGAAGCTCGGCGTCAAGCTCGTGGTGGGTAAAGGCGGCATGGGGAAGAAAACGGCGGAAGCCATGAGGAGGCATGTGGCGGCCTACGCCATATTCACGGGCGGCGCCGGGGTCCTCGCAGCCAAGGCGATTAAGAGGGTGGTAGACGTCCACTGGCTTGACTTAGGCATCGCGGAGGCCATGTGGGTGCTGGAGGTGGAGAACTTCGGCCCCCTCACAGTGATGATCGACCCGACGGGTCGAAACTACTACGACGAGTTGAGAGAGGCGGCGAGGGCAAAGATACCAGAAATCCTCTCTGCAATTGAGTGGCCTCATTAG
- a CDS encoding Lsm family RNA-binding protein, with the protein MASTLAEASKRFVAELNNVLGREVQVVLSNGEVYRGVLHAVDNQLNIVLANAVNKSGEKFTRVFIMYRYIVHIDSMERRIDMREFAKHAEKIFPGMVKYVEETNTVLIGDKVRVSEIGVEGVGPVAERAKRLFEEFLKSQGFT; encoded by the coding sequence ATGGCGAGCACACTGGCGGAGGCCAGCAAGCGATTCGTTGCGGAGCTCAACAACGTATTAGGCAGAGAGGTGCAGGTAGTTCTTTCAAACGGCGAGGTTTACAGAGGCGTGCTACACGCCGTGGACAACCAGCTGAACATCGTCCTCGCAAACGCCGTGAATAAATCCGGCGAGAAGTTCACTAGAGTCTTCATAATGTATAGATACATCGTCCACATAGACAGCATGGAGAGGCGCATAGACATGAGAGAATTCGCCAAACACGCGGAGAAGATATTCCCAGGCATGGTGAAGTACGTAGAGGAGACCAACACAGTCTTAATAGGCGACAAGGTCCGGGTTAGCGAAATCGGCGTAGAGGGCGTAGGGCCTGTGGCGGAGCGGGCAAAGAGGCTATTCGAAGAGTTTCTAAAATCCCAGGGATTTACCTAG
- a CDS encoding DNA double-strand break repair nuclease NurA → METLDYWLEPDLIIALRHDVERHAEKISRLRKTLEELASLRNAVEVRQIGPPRSFDVYAVDSSYGSPSLELVGGVFTVIAYGYVGVSGGVQDRFLTGTLYFADSREGDVSRYAALLEKRLAARLLAGRLRGEKRFDLLVLDGEIAIHPLPFNLAVRGGRLEEVNKVVDRLLNYAARSGASIVAVAKRVRSRYLSLLAGRCLPVNDKVAASAMLRPGEYFSLGKLRDLLPRWVSIHYADCEGGPEREAILKCYKGERVGLSPKGERLCRRLVEFGQNFNAVLTTSTYPHLRLLGDVEVVYYMPPGHRTAVRVEVLDMGGLGVGEIVSYLASTTSTVTGYPQILDAVDQYVRVSPDLVEAVLTALLSKTPESLTHLMWPTNMQKRLASRY, encoded by the coding sequence ATGGAGACCCTCGACTACTGGCTAGAGCCCGATCTGATAATCGCCTTAAGACACGACGTGGAGAGGCACGCCGAGAAAATCTCGCGGCTACGCAAAACACTGGAGGAACTCGCTTCTTTAAGAAACGCAGTTGAGGTGAGGCAGATCGGCCCCCCGCGGAGCTTCGACGTGTACGCCGTGGACTCCTCCTACGGCTCGCCCTCCCTTGAGCTTGTCGGCGGCGTCTTCACCGTCATCGCCTACGGCTACGTAGGCGTCTCCGGCGGGGTGCAGGACAGGTTTCTAACGGGGACGCTATACTTCGCCGACAGCAGAGAGGGCGATGTTTCGAGATATGCGGCGTTGCTGGAGAAGCGCCTCGCGGCGAGGCTCTTAGCGGGTAGGTTGAGGGGGGAGAAGAGGTTCGATCTTCTGGTGCTGGATGGCGAAATAGCTATCCACCCCCTGCCCTTCAACCTCGCCGTGAGGGGAGGGCGCCTCGAGGAGGTCAACAAGGTGGTGGATAGACTCCTCAACTACGCCGCGAGGAGCGGCGCCAGCATCGTCGCTGTGGCAAAGAGGGTTAGGTCGAGGTATCTATCCCTACTAGCTGGGAGGTGCCTACCTGTAAACGACAAGGTCGCCGCCTCGGCGATGCTGAGGCCCGGCGAATACTTCAGCCTAGGCAAGTTGCGAGATCTTCTGCCTAGGTGGGTTTCTATACACTATGCAGACTGCGAGGGAGGTCCGGAGAGGGAGGCTATTCTGAAATGCTACAAGGGGGAGCGGGTAGGCCTCAGTCCTAAGGGCGAGAGGCTTTGTAGAAGGCTGGTGGAGTTCGGCCAGAACTTTAACGCGGTGCTCACCACCTCGACGTATCCCCACTTGCGTCTGCTTGGCGACGTGGAGGTCGTGTACTACATGCCGCCGGGTCACAGAACGGCGGTGCGAGTAGAGGTCTTAGATATGGGGGGCCTGGGCGTGGGGGAGATAGTGTCCTACCTGGCGTCCACCACCTCGACGGTGACCGGATACCCCCAGATTCTCGACGCCGTGGATCAATACGTGAGGGTGAGCCCCGACCTCGTCGAGGCTGTGCTGACGGCTCTGCTGTCGAAAACGCCGGAGTCGCTCACACACCTCATGTGGCCTACGAATATGCAGAAGAGGCTAGCCAGCCGCTACTGA
- a CDS encoding flavin reductase family protein — translation MCERSPLPTPVLVIVASGHGAVVGWPLVIPGDQPLIGLPLHKARKTLQVVREARVFSINLVQDAERAYEIFGKPGENKLDRWGNAAECKVVPCRRLGDASRVVECIYSHEVEVGDHVVVFCRAVATYGCGEYAVWDPCSK, via the coding sequence GTGTGCGAGCGCTCCCCCCTCCCCACCCCCGTCTTGGTGATCGTGGCCTCTGGCCACGGGGCAGTGGTGGGGTGGCCTCTGGTAATACCCGGCGACCAGCCCCTTATAGGGTTGCCTCTGCATAAGGCTAGGAAGACGCTCCAGGTGGTTAGAGAGGCGCGCGTCTTCTCTATCAACTTGGTTCAAGACGCCGAGAGGGCCTACGAGATATTCGGAAAGCCGGGGGAGAATAAGCTGGATAGGTGGGGTAACGCGGCCGAGTGTAAAGTCGTGCCCTGTCGGAGGCTGGGCGACGCCTCGAGAGTTGTGGAGTGTATATACAGCCACGAGGTTGAGGTAGGCGACCACGTAGTGGTTTTCTGCAGAGCAGTTGCAACCTACGGATGCGGCGAATACGCCGTGTGGGACCCCTGTTCAAAATAG
- a CDS encoding 6-carboxytetrahydropterin synthase — protein MRTCVELRGSISVAHRPAFSPAWGRVHGHDYHITAGFCRDGYHELVADAAEVGERFREILARMDGRYLASSSEPTQFGGDEVYVVPCGLAGVSGECLARHIAELIGATWVRVCESGLWSPCFYFER, from the coding sequence ATGCGTACATGTGTCGAGTTGAGGGGAAGCATCTCCGTGGCTCATAGACCGGCTTTCTCGCCGGCGTGGGGGCGTGTTCACGGTCACGACTACCACATCACGGCTGGCTTCTGTAGAGACGGCTATCACGAACTGGTGGCGGACGCCGCCGAGGTCGGGGAGAGGTTTAGAGAAATTCTAGCCAGGATGGACGGCAGATACTTAGCATCTAGCTCCGAGCCCACGCAGTTCGGCGGGGACGAGGTATACGTAGTGCCCTGCGGCCTGGCGGGGGTCAGCGGGGAGTGTCTGGCGAGGCACATAGCCGAGCTGATCGGAGCGACGTGGGTAAGGGTGTGCGAGTCCGGCTTATGGTCACCTTGCTTCTATTTCGAGAGATAA
- a CDS encoding DEAD/DEAH box helicase, giving the protein MVFHLLHPELRDAIRELGYTEPTPAQAAGIPRILSGAHVLLIAPTGFGKTEAALFPIFSRLLEAGPGPGVRCLYITPLRSLNRDLLRRLVALSERVGLSIGVRHGDTPEGERRLLASRPPDVLITTPETLQILLLHKRFRQSLRNVRFVVVDEVHELVNSKRGVQLAVGLERLAELAGEFQRVGLSATVGSPGLVAAFLGGYRKVEVVDVSGEKRFEIEVVLPTPVDEDYIEAEKFDATPEAVARVKKVAEYVKSARGSVLVFTNTRDGAEFLASRLKFVMGDVVDVHHSSLSREHRVAVEERLKRGGLKAVVATSSLELGIDVGEVDLVVQYGSPRQMSKLVQRVGRSGHRLGLVSRGVVVASDVEDYLESEVITEWASGGVLERDVEYHENALDVLLHQVVGIVLEARLEGREVDVGYVARVVKRAHPYRNLTEEDIRLVLDFAERHGLMRGMRPRRGSIRYYFENVSTIPDEKSYRAMDDTTGRVVGELDREFVYSIEPGTKIVLSGRVWTFARREGDVVYLYPDYDVTGALPAWLGEQIPVPYEVAQEVCRRRAEVLRRSLSGEEELPVDTEGLTPDLIPEPERLHIHVVENRYAVVHSCLGHKGNEALGAYLSHALSGYVGPVGYRSDAYRVLLIFREFVPVQALEEVFKKPQSFVYTTIRNAVRSSKMSRYRFLQVARRVGLVSKDAEDVPARLPEVYADDLPGVEALNELFVERLDVKALTELLGRVSSGEVPLVVKRLARPTALEKPILEEALRLDFSFRGLSRESLADLARRRILNKYVTLLCLNCGWVYASRASMLPEDVQCQRCGVRALAVVKNIDLEKARLVVNKFKIRQRLGPDERRVLENLQLSASLVLEHGKLGVLVQLAHGVGPKTAVKILNKFLEGADLWVAIIDAEKQFAATRAFWD; this is encoded by the coding sequence GTGGTTTTCCACCTCCTACATCCAGAGCTACGAGATGCGATAAGGGAGCTGGGCTACACAGAGCCCACACCGGCGCAGGCGGCTGGCATCCCCAGAATTTTGAGCGGGGCGCACGTCCTCCTCATCGCGCCGACGGGGTTCGGCAAGACCGAGGCGGCGCTGTTCCCGATTTTTTCTAGGCTTCTTGAGGCGGGGCCTGGGCCCGGGGTTAGGTGTCTATACATCACGCCGCTGAGGTCGCTGAACCGCGATCTGCTTCGCCGCCTTGTTGCCCTCTCCGAGAGGGTGGGGCTGTCTATAGGCGTGAGGCATGGGGACACGCCTGAGGGCGAGAGGAGGCTGTTGGCGTCGAGGCCGCCTGACGTCCTCATCACGACGCCGGAGACGTTGCAAATTCTGCTTCTGCATAAGCGGTTTAGGCAGAGTTTGAGAAATGTGAGGTTTGTCGTAGTTGACGAGGTTCACGAGCTTGTGAATAGTAAGAGGGGGGTCCAGCTGGCTGTTGGGCTAGAGCGGCTGGCGGAGCTCGCGGGGGAGTTTCAGCGGGTTGGCCTCTCGGCGACTGTGGGCTCGCCGGGGCTGGTGGCGGCCTTCCTGGGTGGGTACAGGAAGGTGGAGGTTGTCGACGTTTCGGGGGAGAAGAGATTTGAGATTGAGGTGGTTCTGCCGACGCCTGTCGACGAGGATTATATAGAGGCTGAGAAGTTTGACGCGACGCCTGAGGCGGTGGCGCGTGTTAAGAAGGTGGCTGAGTACGTCAAATCCGCGAGGGGCTCTGTCTTGGTTTTTACTAATACTAGGGATGGGGCCGAGTTTCTCGCCTCTCGTCTTAAGTTCGTCATGGGCGACGTGGTGGACGTGCACCACTCGTCGCTCTCCAGAGAGCACAGGGTGGCTGTGGAGGAGAGGTTGAAGAGGGGCGGGCTGAAGGCTGTGGTGGCCACCTCCAGCCTGGAGCTGGGGATTGACGTGGGGGAGGTGGATTTGGTGGTGCAGTACGGCTCGCCGAGGCAGATGTCTAAGCTTGTGCAGAGGGTGGGCCGTAGCGGCCATAGGCTGGGGCTGGTGTCTAGGGGCGTCGTAGTGGCGTCGGACGTGGAGGACTACCTCGAGTCTGAGGTAATTACAGAGTGGGCGTCGGGTGGAGTTCTTGAGAGAGATGTGGAGTACCATGAAAATGCGCTTGACGTCTTGTTGCATCAAGTTGTGGGTATTGTGCTGGAGGCGAGGCTGGAGGGGAGGGAGGTAGACGTTGGCTACGTGGCGAGGGTGGTGAAGAGGGCGCATCCCTATAGGAACTTGACTGAGGAGGATATCCGACTGGTGCTGGACTTCGCCGAGAGGCACGGCTTGATGAGGGGGATGCGGCCGAGGAGGGGTAGTATCCGCTACTATTTTGAAAATGTCTCGACTATCCCAGACGAGAAGAGCTACAGAGCTATGGATGACACTACTGGGAGGGTGGTTGGGGAGCTGGATAGAGAGTTTGTATACTCCATAGAGCCGGGCACGAAAATTGTCTTGTCCGGCCGCGTGTGGACTTTCGCCAGGCGCGAGGGCGACGTGGTGTACCTATACCCCGACTACGACGTCACCGGGGCCCTCCCGGCGTGGCTTGGCGAGCAGATCCCAGTGCCTTACGAGGTGGCTCAGGAGGTCTGCAGGCGGCGTGCCGAGGTTCTCCGCAGATCGCTCAGTGGCGAGGAGGAGCTTCCAGTAGACACAGAGGGGCTCACCCCAGACCTAATTCCAGAGCCGGAGAGGCTCCACATCCACGTCGTTGAGAATAGATATGCGGTTGTCCACAGCTGTCTTGGGCACAAGGGCAACGAAGCGCTTGGGGCGTATCTCTCTCATGCGCTTTCTGGCTACGTGGGGCCTGTGGGGTATAGATCCGATGCGTATAGAGTGCTCCTAATCTTCAGGGAGTTCGTACCGGTGCAGGCTTTGGAGGAGGTGTTTAAAAAACCGCAGTCTTTCGTATACACAACAATTAGAAACGCGGTGAGGAGCTCGAAGATGTCTAGATATAGATTTCTACAGGTGGCTAGGCGGGTTGGCCTAGTGTCGAAAGACGCCGAGGACGTGCCAGCTAGGCTTCCAGAGGTGTACGCCGACGATCTCCCGGGGGTGGAGGCTCTAAACGAGTTGTTTGTAGAGAGGCTGGATGTCAAGGCGCTTACGGAACTGCTCGGGAGAGTGTCCAGTGGGGAGGTGCCCCTAGTGGTGAAGAGGCTGGCGAGGCCTACGGCGTTGGAGAAGCCCATCTTGGAGGAGGCGTTGCGCCTCGACTTTTCCTTTAGGGGCCTGTCGAGGGAGTCCCTGGCCGACTTGGCGAGGAGGAGGATTTTGAATAAATACGTCACGTTGCTGTGTCTAAACTGTGGCTGGGTCTACGCCTCTAGGGCGTCTATGCTTCCGGAGGATGTACAGTGCCAGCGCTGTGGCGTGAGGGCGCTGGCGGTTGTTAAAAACATTGATTTGGAAAAGGCGAGGCTTGTGGTTAACAAGTTTAAAATTAGGCAGAGGCTGGGCCCCGACGAGAGGAGGGTTTTGGAGAACCTGCAGCTAAGCGCATCCCTCGTCTTGGAACACGGCAAGCTGGGCGTGTTGGTGCAACTAGCCCACGGGGTTGGGCCTAAAACCGCGGTGAAGATATTAAACAAGTTTCTCGAGGGCGCCGATCTCTGGGTGGCTATAATAGATGCGGAAAAACAGTTCGCGGCGACCAGGGCCTTCTGGGACTAG
- a CDS encoding fumarate hydratase: MLEQILLKVAKDAIIRASIGPAFDINNALKKAHEAEEGEAARIQLSAILKNIELSTSEKIAVCQDTGFPTFYIKLGDGFPLRSRVYDILTQAVREVTKELPLRPNTVHPFSERNPGDNTGIGAPWFDVELFDGDYIEFYYVPKGGGTELPSKAFTLPPGVAMKELPRLVLEAVVDAGPMPCPPVIVGVGIGPSVDIAAKLAKKAATIRPVGSRHPEPEIAKMEEELLRAINKLGMGVHGVGGKVTALDVHIEYVYRHPATFSIGIVFSCWATRRAGARVYPDGRYELI, translated from the coding sequence ATGCTTGAGCAAATCCTCCTCAAAGTTGCTAAAGATGCGATTATACGCGCGAGCATAGGCCCAGCCTTTGATATAAACAACGCGCTTAAGAAGGCCCACGAGGCGGAAGAGGGCGAGGCCGCCCGGATACAGCTAAGCGCCATATTAAAAAACATAGAGCTGTCCACCTCAGAGAAAATTGCGGTCTGTCAAGACACAGGATTCCCAACTTTCTACATAAAGCTCGGCGACGGCTTCCCCCTCAGAAGCAGGGTGTACGACATACTAACCCAGGCGGTGCGAGAAGTCACCAAAGAGCTTCCCTTGAGGCCTAACACGGTGCACCCCTTCAGCGAGAGGAATCCAGGAGACAACACGGGAATAGGCGCACCTTGGTTCGACGTGGAGCTCTTCGACGGCGACTACATAGAGTTCTACTACGTGCCGAAGGGAGGCGGCACGGAGCTACCGAGCAAAGCCTTTACGCTACCCCCCGGAGTCGCCATGAAGGAGCTACCGCGCCTAGTGCTGGAGGCTGTCGTAGACGCGGGGCCTATGCCCTGTCCCCCGGTGATAGTGGGCGTCGGCATAGGGCCCTCCGTCGACATAGCCGCTAAGCTGGCTAAAAAAGCCGCAACCATTAGACCCGTCGGCTCGAGGCACCCAGAGCCGGAAATTGCAAAGATGGAGGAGGAGCTTCTGAGGGCGATAAACAAGCTCGGGATGGGGGTACACGGCGTGGGCGGGAAGGTCACAGCTCTCGACGTACACATCGAATACGTATACCGCCACCCAGCCACGTTCTCCATCGGCATCGTGTTCTCCTGCTGGGCCACGAGACGGGCCGGGGCCAGGGTGTACCCAGACGGTCGCTACGAGCTAATCTAG
- a CDS encoding radical SAM protein, translated as MEAWTAKLKTIKTLEERLAREETLEARRDHHAKRPPRPCGITIHTGVGCPLACAYCYIYDMGFPGAASPYRLTPLQMAYAIAANPHVAVGEWGTLVAVGSVTEPFLPETKELAVGYMKAVAAYLGNPIQVSTKMPPPAELADVQKGLDVLISVTDLSGRLEPKAPSPADRLRAGAELLRRGVNVTLFVRPVVPDVTDRELTRLLAYARELGFRRVVFGTLRVTAGIAARLKAFGVDVRPYVKELHPRRQTAINYPKSRVVATAKELGFEVLPASCASNVVAHGQACALCRWGPCGDLKKLRADPEEIREYLEARGYRGAGVAVEGLRIRLNIKISRVDKIFLEQATRLPVKEGAGRN; from the coding sequence ATGGAGGCCTGGACCGCGAAATTAAAGACTATTAAGACATTGGAGGAGAGGCTGGCCAGAGAGGAGACTCTAGAGGCTAGGAGAGACCACCACGCAAAGAGGCCGCCCAGGCCCTGTGGCATAACTATACACACAGGTGTCGGTTGCCCTCTGGCGTGTGCGTACTGCTACATATACGACATGGGTTTCCCCGGTGCCGCGTCGCCCTACAGACTAACGCCTCTACAAATGGCATACGCCATTGCGGCGAACCCCCACGTGGCGGTGGGGGAGTGGGGCACCTTGGTTGCTGTGGGATCTGTTACGGAGCCCTTTCTCCCAGAGACGAAAGAGCTGGCGGTGGGCTACATGAAGGCGGTGGCCGCCTACCTAGGCAACCCGATCCAAGTTTCGACAAAAATGCCGCCTCCCGCCGAGCTCGCAGATGTTCAGAAGGGGCTTGACGTCTTGATAAGCGTCACCGACTTAAGCGGTAGACTGGAGCCGAAGGCGCCCAGCCCGGCGGATAGGCTCAGGGCGGGTGCTGAGTTGCTGAGGCGGGGCGTCAACGTCACACTTTTCGTCCGGCCGGTGGTGCCCGACGTCACGGATAGAGAGCTGACACGGCTCCTAGCTTATGCACGTGAGCTGGGCTTCCGCAGGGTTGTTTTCGGCACCCTCCGAGTGACGGCGGGAATAGCCGCCAGGCTCAAAGCTTTCGGGGTCGACGTTAGGCCGTATGTCAAGGAGCTACATCCGAGGCGGCAGACGGCGATTAACTACCCCAAGAGCCGGGTCGTGGCTACGGCGAAGGAGCTGGGATTTGAGGTCTTGCCAGCCTCCTGCGCCTCCAACGTAGTCGCCCACGGACAGGCGTGTGCCCTGTGCCGCTGGGGGCCATGCGGCGACTTAAAGAAGCTGAGAGCCGACCCCGAGGAAATTAGGGAGTATCTAGAGGCGCGTGGTTACAGAGGCGCGGGCGTGGCTGTGGAGGGGCTACGCATCCGCCTCAACATAAAGATATCACGTGTCGACAAGATATTCCTAGAGCAGGCGACGAGGCTACCGGTGAAGGAGGGGGCTGGACGCAACTGA